A stretch of DNA from Arctopsyche grandis isolate Sample6627 chromosome 6, ASM5162203v2, whole genome shotgun sequence:
AGGCATGGCAATCGAGCAGACGGGTTTCCCGCGCATGCGTGTTTCAGTCCGCGGTCCAGACCAAAATAGCCCTGGCGAGCGGCGCGCGCTGACGCGGCCGCAGTTGCGCGCCCCTGGCCGGCGCGAAGATGCCGCCGCACGCGCCTCCACGGAGCGCCCACTCGCCCTCTGGCCGAGCATAGCCAACGACAATAGGGAGGCAACAACCCCATCATCCACAGCATCCCGCGGGTGCGACCGTTTCCGCGGACGCCCCCACCTGGCGACCACCATCGCggtttgttttggttttttgaTCGAGTGTCCGTTGGCGCGCGATGGGAGCCAGCTGTTCGGGGAGTGACCGGCGCGCCGGTTGGCGCCACACCAAATCATTTCCGGCCCGGAGTGCACTCTGATCGGACTGCATTTACACACAAGCCCAACGCTCAACACTCGACACAATCAAGTGCAATGCTAGTAATGAGACACGCTAAGAGTTAACCGACGATGGCGTCCGTGGCGGCGTGGTTGCCGTTCGCCAGGGCTGCGGCCATCGGGTGGGTGCCCATCGCCACCCACCCTCTGCCGCCACCCCCCATACCCAAGGACAGACGGAAGTCCGAGGACGAGAAGCTCCTCATCAACGTGAGTGGTCGCCGATTCGAAACATGGCGGAACACCTTAGAAAAATACCCCGACACCCTCCTAGGAAGCAACGAGCGCGAGTTCTTCTACGACGAGGACAGCGGCGAATACTTCTTCGACCGCGATCCCGACATATTCAGACACATACTCAACTATTACCGCACCGGGAAACTCCACTACCCGAAGCACGAGTGCTTGACATCGTACGACGAGGAGCTGGCCTTCTTCGGCATCCTGCCCGACGTCATCGGCGACTGTTGCTACGAGGACTACAGAGACAGGAAGAGGGAGAACGCGGAGCGGCTCATGGACGACAAGCTCAGCGACAACGACAACCAGAGCCTACCCCAACTCACGGACTTGAGACAGAAGATGTGGCGGGCCTTCGAAAATCCGCACACGTCCACCTCCGCTCTGGTCTTCTACTACGTAACCGGATTCTTCATCGCTGTATCAGTGATGGCGAACGTTGTGGAAACAGTGCCGTGCGGACACAGGCCGGGCAGAGCGGGCACTCTACCCTGCGGAGAACGTTACAAAATAGTATTCTTCTGCTTGGACACGGCTTGTGTAATGATCTTCACCGCGGAGTACCTGCTCCGTCTATTTGCGGCGCCTGATCGGTGCAAATTCGTCAGGAGTGTCATGTCGATCATCGACGTCGTCGCCATCCTGCCCTATTACATCGGCTTGGGGATCACCGACAACGACGACGTTTCGGGCGCATTCGTAACCCTGCGTGTCTTCCGCGTGTTCAGGATCTTCAAATTCTCCAGGCATTCGCAGGGTTTGCGGATCTTGGGCTATACGCTCAAGTCGTGCGCGTCCGAGTTGGGCTTCTTGGTGTTCTCGTTGGCGATGGCCATCATCATATTCGCAACGGTGATGTTCTACGCCGAGAAGAACGAGACGGAGACCAACTTCACATCCATTCCAGCTGCCTTCTGGTACACCATCGTCACGATGACAACTCTAGGGTGagtccatatatacatacatattatatatgtatatgtatgtatatgcatatttttaaatttcacatcGATGGAtcgtgaaaataatttttattattgttattattatagccGTTCTATGTAGATTGTAGGGTTTCGTCGAGCCTCCACAGTCGTTCGTAATAATTGAACCGTCTCTTATCTTCTTTGAATTATTCAAGAGGCTCGCCGAAGCACAGCGttgagaaaatttaaatttccgtTCTGAAAACTTGAGGAAGGATGCTCGCGATGAAAATCCACTGTTGCGAATTTTAAtcatattacaataattaaaacttGTTTTGAACGATTCTGGGATTTTAActttctttattatattataacgtaTCCGTATAATGGAATTTCACCCATAAATgcttttaaaacaattaaattttgtaatgccaacattaaaatttcataaaattcaacaGGTTAGATTAGATGCTATtgaattatctatatataatatatactttcgaaagagactttgtatgtatgtatgtatgtaaggtttgttagTAAttggaaaacaaatcaaagtttctatgacgataatTCGATAtagttgaatttgaattatttttttcgattcacacaaatttaataaaaaaacaaatgaatattgactattagattcgccatatttaagatgtttatattacaaatactgagcgaagccggttaaaacaactagtaaataatatttcattattttaaattatgcaaaaaatatatatttatttaatttcgataTAATCTAGCGTTTAACAGATACGCTTAATATTCCACCAACATTTTTGGCTGGTTCATTTTAGATAAAGACGGCAAGCGACAGAATATTTATATGatcatattttgaatatttttataaacgaaAAACATATAAATCTGACCAACCACTTTGCTGTATCTTGATCGTTTGCAGCTGTTTATATACCCAAAGGAAATTTATACGATAAGGCGTCATAAAACGGTCGAGATTAGATGCGAATAATTAATCATTTTGCTTCGAAAGGGTGGGACGGAGGTATGCTCGTAGCTTTCTGAAACTTGATAATGAGATAAATCGCTCGAACTCGACTAAGTTTCTAGCGACTTAATCGAAGAATATTGACGCTGAATAATGATCGTCCACTGACTTGTTTCATACGTCGTTCACAAAGCGAAAAAAGCCAGTTTAATTTCAAACaaacattttaaacaaattattcGAAGGTCTGAAACGCCCTATCAACGCGTAAGCTGCGCTTTCTCTAGTGTCAAATTGCTCTTTTCGACTTCAAAGGGTTAACGGTGGAAATGAGAAACGCTCGCGGAAAGTTATTCGAAGAGTAATTTGCGAACAAAAGCAATTTGACAAATTACCTCTGAAGTGTGGAGGTAATTTTATGCGTTGAAACTAGCAAGCGAAACCAGACACTAAAGAACTTGGACTTGTGTGTGAAGTGTGAAAATCGaatgttgaaaaatatgtacaatgtattgtGTATTGTATACATAAAAGAAATCATATGTATTATTGAATTGCAATCGACCGATTTCTCGCATAAATAAATTAGTGAGCACTCCCTATATTTTCTAAACCTTTGTCCAATTCCGTCAacgtttttcaatatttcaattatattttgcaaGACATGCTTAAATTGTCAATCACAAtatgacaattattttatttttatcattaaattttttttatatatcacatttttgcttttttagaacacataatgaacgaagtcgatgattttttaaaaaactaatttttcttacatgcaaatatattaagtttattttttttttggaaaaacaaATAATTTGTAGGGGGAGAGTTTTATCTCCTTGTGCCCCGCCCCACCTGTTTTTAATATCACGAACCGCCCCTGCATATAAGTATAAAGTTGTGCGATCGGTACTATGTATTACAATATAACCATGAATGACgattataagtatatatgtacatacatatgtatgtatgcacatacatatattaaaaccgAAGAGAATTACTGAAAAGCTCTCGAATGCTGAAAAGCTTTTGAAGGTTCGCTATCAAACGTTTCCGATAACGGTCGAGCACCATTCAAGTTTACATTACGAATTGTGAATGGCGTGGTGTGAATGTGATACTAAATGTAAAAGGCCCTGTCCGAACATTTGACGATTTTCATGAATGCTCGTGCGTGGACCTGTGTCTGAAATGATACGCGTGATTTTTCCGATGAAAAAAAAGCTTTGAAATTTTCCGTCGTGTAGAGATGGCGCGATACGGCCGACTTCAAAGGatcaaaaatattctttatcTCTTTTGTACATCTCGATTTTAGTTCTcggcttaggtttcgtgtagGTAGCGATATCTCTCTCGCAAAATAagcttggatttgtgactgcaATATATGGATGttaggtatgtatatacatatgttttatgtatgtagtacaggGCTGGCGCATTTCATTtgaaatgttatatattttttagatattttatttatgtaagtagTATAACATATGGTGAGAGCATTGGATAtgtggaaaattttaattgctcatttattttaatatgtacataaatatattaatgaaaaagTAATAAGTCTGAGCAATTTCACAATATGTCAGATGATAAAGTATAATTCGGAATCTGGATGTGTCAATATTTTGTCAGATTTTCATGATCTTTATTCATTATGCAGATTGAGTTTTCAAACTTATTATACTTTCGCCCTTTCTTTCTTTGCATTATGTATTAAGATTTCGAGTGAAATCTATAACTAAAAGATAAATACAACTTactgatggtttttttttttaatatactatagAATAAAAACTGTGACCTTTCTAATATAAGTATAATGTAACTTTATCCCACAACTCTTGTTAATATCGTTGCTTGTGATTTGAAATTCATTATTATCAAAAAGCATGGCCACTACTTTCCTGCAGTTAATCATTCAGTCATTTGTACGTCCtttctatttttcaaaaatatttgtcttatatgtttaatgtttaattaaaacgccatataatatcatataatagaaaatttagTCATCAATTTGGCAAATGTTTCAAAACATTCGGTAAATATTAGCCATTTGAAACTGCAACTTGTTTCTCGGCGTATGAACATAGATATCTCCTATCCCTGAGATAGGTAagcatttcatatatacataatatcgaaAGAAGTTGTTATATGCCTACGTATATAAGATAGTTGTGAAATAACCACACTTCAGTATTTTTCAGTGAATGGTCTCATTTTAAGATGGCTCATCTCTCTCCAGCAAGTGTGTCGAACAGGTGGTCGTGCGCTTCAGTTTCCTCTTCTGCTGGATTTTTGGCAACAACTATGTGTGTTGCAAATCCGccgtttaaaattttaacgCTATTTTCCATAGCTCATCTCTACAATGTTCGAGTAAAAATGTGGTGTCGCCTCTCAGTGGGGTCGCCCACAACTTTGCCTATTTTGATATccctaattttaaatatacatgtttgtatatttacatatgtatagttatatTCATTTCCTTCCGCACGCGTTGAGAACGCTAGCAAATTTTTCACACTATCttcttgtattttattatatacatttaaattttataagtttACCTtgccaattatattttttcatatcttTTCTCGCGGTGCTTCATCGACGATCTTGTTGTTTGGTTTTGATCGTTTTCAACATACGTGAGAACTATTTGTTTTGCCTTCGAATAAATCATCATAGCCTTTCGTGTAAATGAAACCATTATAATATTAGTTTATGGAtttgcaaataataaaaaaatcaaacattttcCCAGTTTGcgtgttaatatacatatgtatatatgtacatacgtcattTGTATGACCGCTTTAACCTTAATCGTGCTTAACaattgttaatatacatatgaagctataattacaaataaaaattaaatcatttataaATCCAGATCACCAAATAAACCAAAATTTAATATGGCGTTTTTATACAACTTATTGAAGAAAATGCTTGATGAATCATAATCGTTAATTGTATGTAAAaagtatatacctatgtacatacattgtatatgtatgtacaaat
This window harbors:
- the Shal gene encoding potassium voltage-gated channel protein Shal isoform X1, translating into MASVAAWLPFARAAAIGWVPIATHPLPPPPIPKDRRKSEDEKLLINVSGRRFETWRNTLEKYPDTLLGSNEREFFYDEDSGEYFFDRDPDIFRHILNYYRTGKLHYPKHECLTSYDEELAFFGILPDVIGDCCYEDYRDRKRENAERLMDDKLSDNDNQSLPQLTDLRQKMWRAFENPHTSTSALVFYYVTGFFIAVSVMANVVETVPCGHRPGRAGTLPCGERYKIVFFCLDTACVMIFTAEYLLRLFAAPDRCKFVRSVMSIIDVVAILPYYIGLGITDNDDVSGAFVTLRVFRVFRIFKFSRHSQGLRILGYTLKSCASELGFLVFSLAMAIIIFATVMFYAEKNETETNFTSIPAAFWYTIVTMTTLGYGDMVPGTIAGKIVGGVCSLSGVLVIALPVPVIVSNFSRIYHQNQRADKRKAQRKARLARIRIAKASSGAAFVSKKKAAEARLAAQESGIELDEGSREEDIFELQHHHLLRCLEKTTCPEYPYASHPCVQDREFVELDNPYNGAPKRPGSPSPLASPAHSSHSRAGLLQACCGRCCPQRYQQACGKYIPATSAVQSNQTGVGMDGTYLVEASF
- the Shal gene encoding potassium voltage-gated channel protein Shal isoform X3; its protein translation is MASVAAWLPFARAAAIGWVPIATHPLPPPPIPKDRRKSEDEKLLINVSGRRFETWRNTLEKYPDTLLGSNEREFFYDEDSGEYFFDRDPDIFRHILNYYRTGKLHYPKHECLTSYDEELAFFGILPDVIGDCCYEDYRDRKRENAERLMDDKLSDNDNQSLPQLTDLRQKMWRAFENPHTSTSALVFYYVTGFFIAVSVMANVVETVPCGHRPGRAGTLPCGERYKIVFFCLDTACVMIFTAEYLLRLFAAPDRCKFVRSVMSIIDVVAILPYYIGLGITDNDDVSGAFVTLRVFRVFRIFKFSRHSQGLRILGYTLKSCASELGFLVFSLAMAIIIFATVMFYAEKNETETNFTSIPAAFWYTIVTMTTLGYGDMVPGTIAGKIVGGVCSLSGVLVIALPVPVIVSNFSRIYHQNQRADKRKAQRKARLARIRIAKASSGAAFVSKKKAAEARLAAQESGIELDEGSREEDIFELQHHHLLRCLEKTTQACGKYIPATSAVQSNQTGVGMDGTYLVEASF
- the Shal gene encoding potassium voltage-gated channel protein Shal isoform X2 is translated as MASVAAWLPFARAAAIGWVPIATHPLPPPPIPKDRRKSEDEKLLINVSGRRFETWRNTLEKYPDTLLGSNEREFFYDEDSGEYFFDRDPDIFRHILNYYRTGKLHYPKHECLTSYDEELAFFGILPDVIGDCCYEDYRDRKRENAERLMDDKLSDNDNQSLPQLTDLRQKMWRAFENPHTSTSALVFYYVTGFFIAVSVMANVVETVPCGHRPGRAGTLPCGERYKIVFFCLDTACVMIFTAEYLLRLFAAPDRCKFVRSVMSIIDVVAILPYYIGLGITDNDDVSGAFVTLRVFRVFRIFKFSRHSQGLRILGYTLKSCASELGFLVFSLAMAIIIFATVMFYAEKNETETNFTSIPAAFWYTIVTMTTLGYGDMVPGTIAGKIVGGVCSLSGVLVIALPVPVIVSNFSRIYHQNQRADKRKAQRKARLARIRIAKASSGAAFVSKKKAAEARLAAQESGIELDEGSREEDIFELQHHHLLRCLEKTTDREFVELDNPYNGAPKRPGSPSPLASPAHSSHSRAGLLQACCGRCCPQRYQQACGKYIPATSAVQSNQTGVGMDGTYLVEASF